One Qipengyuania aurantiaca genomic region harbors:
- a CDS encoding DUF2459 domain-containing protein — translation MTRKRAVRIAAWAFGVPILAMLLFLLSAWIGSSIPRNSDWSEPEIGIEIMVGDNGIHTEIVMPLVSNVKDWRETFPASDLPKPYRPYTHVAVSWGEREVFLNTPTWADLSIPTAVNAATGGDGLVHAAHYVRPAPSTTNRPLRLTEGQYRRLVEAIEAQVPSPGNREVYPGYASYDVFYDAPGTYHLGNTCNQWTGDTLAHAGVKIGHWTPLPGGVMKWISDPEAN, via the coding sequence GTGACACGCAAGCGAGCGGTTCGCATTGCGGCGTGGGCTTTCGGCGTGCCCATCCTCGCCATGCTGCTGTTCCTTTTGTCCGCATGGATAGGCAGCTCGATCCCGCGCAATTCCGACTGGAGCGAGCCGGAAATCGGCATCGAGATCATGGTCGGCGACAACGGCATCCACACCGAAATCGTCATGCCGCTGGTCAGCAATGTGAAGGACTGGCGCGAGACCTTCCCGGCAAGCGACCTTCCCAAGCCCTACCGCCCATACACCCATGTCGCGGTAAGCTGGGGCGAACGCGAAGTGTTTCTCAACACACCGACCTGGGCGGATCTTAGCATCCCCACCGCTGTCAACGCAGCGACGGGCGGCGACGGTCTGGTCCACGCGGCGCATTACGTCCGCCCTGCCCCCAGCACAACCAACCGCCCCCTCCGCCTGACCGAGGGGCAGTACAGGCGGCTGGTGGAAGCGATCGAAGCGCAGGTGCCCTCGCCCGGCAACCGCGAAGTCTATCCGGGCTATGCGAGCTACGACGTGTTTTACGACGCGCCCGGCACCTATCACCTCGGCAACACCTGCAACCAGTGGACGGGCGACACGCTGGCCCATGCCGGTGTGAAGATAGGACACTGGACGCCGCTGCCCGGCGGCGTGATGAAGTGGATATCCGATCCGGAGGCGAATTAG
- a CDS encoding 50S ribosomal protein L11 methyltransferase gives MSAWKLSGEADKKTVQAALLAHDEAWDFPEELVVSGREIAEDKPDDWILEVWLDHKPTAADRRAVAGLFADGAPDLSAEKLPEQDWVTLSQQGVEPIRAGCFHVRTPDYPADDTLVDFIIPASQAFGTGQHETTAACLAMLDLMKREGLVVKNHADIGTGTGLLAFAAMHLWPHAKAIASDIDYVCAGVVADNCAANAVAMGSGPGELTMVIAPGTDDPLIEARAPYDLLIANILAGPLVELAPDFAAVVTPGGSLLLAGLLQTQEAEVRAAYRRQGFRLARRVTNGDWSILWLRKSRVR, from the coding sequence ATGAGCGCGTGGAAACTTTCCGGCGAAGCCGACAAGAAGACCGTGCAGGCCGCCCTGCTCGCGCATGACGAGGCTTGGGATTTTCCCGAGGAGCTGGTCGTCTCAGGCCGCGAGATTGCGGAAGACAAGCCCGACGACTGGATCCTCGAAGTCTGGCTCGACCACAAGCCGACCGCGGCTGACAGGAGAGCCGTCGCGGGGTTGTTTGCCGATGGCGCGCCCGATCTCTCGGCGGAGAAACTGCCCGAACAGGACTGGGTGACGCTCAGCCAGCAGGGTGTCGAACCGATCCGCGCGGGCTGCTTCCATGTCCGCACGCCCGACTATCCGGCCGACGACACGCTGGTCGATTTCATCATCCCCGCCAGCCAGGCCTTCGGGACCGGTCAGCACGAGACCACCGCCGCCTGCCTCGCCATGCTCGATCTGATGAAGCGCGAGGGGCTGGTGGTGAAGAACCACGCCGACATTGGCACGGGCACGGGCCTGCTCGCCTTTGCCGCCATGCACCTGTGGCCGCACGCCAAGGCGATCGCTTCGGATATCGACTATGTCTGTGCCGGCGTGGTCGCGGATAATTGCGCCGCCAACGCGGTGGCCATGGGGTCAGGCCCCGGCGAGCTCACCATGGTCATCGCGCCGGGCACGGACGATCCACTGATAGAAGCCCGCGCGCCCTACGACCTGCTGATCGCCAATATCCTCGCCGGGCCACTGGTGGAGCTTGCCCCCGACTTCGCCGCAGTCGTGACGCCGGGCGGCAGCCTGCTCCTGGCCGGCTTGCTTCAGACGCAGGAGGCCGAGGTGCGCGCGGCCTACCGCAGGCAGGGCTTTCGCCTCGCCCGGCGCGTCACCAATGGCGACTGGTCGATCCTCTGGCTGCGCAAGAGCCGCGTGCGGTGA
- the bla gene encoding subclass B3 metallo-beta-lactamase, with the protein MSVKTLLVAALSLAATACANTAAQPASDPVVAPPASETAPTPRERVAAFLETCEEWDEWDKPAPPFQILGNTWYVGTCGISAILVTSPEGHALIDSGTERGAEIVLANIEAAGFAPRDVRYLLPSHEHFDHVGGFAKIREATGADVVASSIAAQVFRSGIASQDDPQAAMLDPIAPVEVARVVGNGEVLQLGDMEFTAHATPGHTPGALSWTWTACSNPGEPPICRRIAYVDSLSPIAADGYRFSDHPAYVGAFRTSIDRVRALPCDELYTPHPSASGMIGNMRTGKIASCTDYAAALTRKLDERLAKEAAQ; encoded by the coding sequence ATGTCCGTTAAAACACTCCTCGTCGCCGCGCTCTCGCTGGCTGCGACAGCCTGCGCCAACACGGCCGCGCAGCCTGCTTCCGATCCCGTCGTCGCGCCCCCTGCATCCGAGACGGCGCCGACCCCGCGAGAGCGTGTCGCCGCTTTTCTCGAGACGTGCGAAGAATGGGACGAGTGGGACAAGCCTGCCCCGCCCTTCCAGATCCTCGGCAACACCTGGTATGTCGGCACCTGCGGCATTTCCGCCATCCTGGTGACGAGTCCGGAAGGCCATGCCCTAATCGACAGCGGAACCGAAAGAGGCGCGGAGATCGTGCTCGCGAATATCGAGGCCGCGGGCTTCGCTCCGAGGGACGTGCGCTATCTCCTGCCCAGCCACGAGCATTTCGACCACGTCGGCGGTTTCGCAAAAATCCGGGAAGCGACGGGTGCGGATGTCGTTGCATCAAGCATCGCAGCGCAGGTCTTTCGCAGCGGAATTGCAAGCCAAGACGACCCGCAGGCTGCTATGCTTGATCCCATAGCCCCCGTCGAAGTCGCCCGCGTGGTCGGCAACGGCGAGGTCCTGCAGCTCGGCGACATGGAATTCACCGCCCATGCCACGCCGGGTCACACACCCGGCGCGCTCAGTTGGACCTGGACCGCTTGCAGCAATCCGGGCGAGCCGCCGATTTGCCGCCGCATCGCCTATGTCGACAGCCTCTCTCCCATTGCGGCGGACGGCTACCGGTTCAGCGATCATCCGGCTTATGTCGGCGCGTTCCGTACGAGCATCGACCGCGTGCGCGCCCTGCCCTGCGACGAACTCTACACGCCCCACCCTTCGGCCAGCGGGATGATAGGGAACATGCGCACGGGGAAAATCGCGTCCTGCACCGATTACGCGGCTGCCCTGACCCGCAAGCTCGATGAGCGCCTTGCGAAAGAAGCTGCGCAATGA
- a CDS encoding serine hydrolase → MSRSPVLFLTVAGVGAFLVLATSVSTPGESAAEFEKRITISQEEVDAPPDPELTEAQTALQAELQEIGEGFAGVVGIAITEADSLATMSYNGTAPMPQQSVSKLWVTMTALDRVDEGALDLSERVTIGREDLTVFYQPIRNIVKARGSFTTDYGDLIDRAITQSDNTANDRLLRHVGGVQAVEGFLRRNAIEGVQFGTDERTKQSRIAGLEWRQSYSQGNTFYDARDEVPEADRRAAFEDYLDNPMDGATAEGLARALARLARGDLLSEESTQLLLETMSRTKSGPRRLKGGVPAGWEFGHKTGTGQFFDGVQSGYNDVGILTAPDGTRYALVVLIGQTRASYAARMEMMQDVTRRVVRYHEARESNVEA, encoded by the coding sequence GTGAGTCGTTCCCCTGTCCTGTTCCTGACCGTCGCCGGCGTCGGCGCCTTCCTTGTCCTTGCCACCTCGGTCAGCACGCCGGGCGAAAGCGCGGCCGAGTTCGAAAAGCGCATCACCATCTCGCAGGAGGAAGTGGACGCTCCGCCCGATCCCGAATTGACCGAAGCACAAACGGCCCTGCAGGCCGAATTGCAGGAGATCGGTGAAGGTTTCGCCGGAGTGGTGGGCATTGCGATCACCGAGGCGGACAGCCTTGCCACCATGTCCTACAACGGCACGGCGCCCATGCCGCAGCAGAGCGTCAGCAAGCTATGGGTGACGATGACCGCGCTCGACCGGGTGGACGAAGGCGCGCTGGACTTGTCCGAACGGGTCACCATCGGGCGCGAGGACCTGACCGTTTTCTACCAGCCGATCCGCAATATCGTGAAGGCGCGCGGATCGTTCACCACGGATTATGGCGACCTGATTGATCGCGCGATCACGCAGAGCGACAACACCGCCAACGACCGCCTCCTGCGCCATGTCGGTGGGGTGCAGGCGGTCGAGGGCTTCCTGCGCCGCAACGCCATTGAGGGCGTGCAATTCGGGACGGATGAGCGGACCAAGCAAAGCCGCATCGCCGGGCTCGAATGGCGTCAGTCCTATTCGCAAGGCAACACTTTCTACGACGCGCGTGACGAGGTGCCGGAGGCGGATCGCCGTGCGGCGTTCGAGGACTATCTCGACAACCCGATGGATGGTGCAACCGCAGAAGGTCTAGCACGTGCGTTGGCAAGGCTGGCACGAGGGGACCTACTATCGGAAGAATCGACCCAGCTTCTGCTGGAAACTATGTCGCGCACGAAATCGGGTCCGCGACGCCTCAAGGGCGGTGTGCCTGCCGGATGGGAGTTCGGTCACAAGACCGGGACCGGCCAGTTCTTTGACGGCGTACAGTCCGGCTATAACGATGTCGGCATCCTCACCGCCCCCGACGGCACGCGCTATGCGCTGGTGGTGCTGATCGGCCAGACGCGCGCGTCCTATGCTGCGCGGATGGAGATGATGCAGGATGTTACCCGGAGAGTGGTCCGCTACCACGAGGCGCGCGAGAGCAACGTCGAGGCCTAA
- the ligA gene encoding NAD-dependent DNA ligase LigA: MPASKPVDMTEAEAANELMRLARAIAKHNKLYHAEDAPEITDQEFDALVRRNAELEAQFPHLVREDSPSKVVGHEIAASPLSKVTHEVRMMSLDNAFSGEEVAEWVARVRRFLSLDEGEPVAITAEDKIDGLSCSLRYENGRLVRAATRGDGQVGEDVTPNVAHIADIPQQLSGDVPEVFEIRGEVYMAKADFHALNAAQEEAGGKLFANPRNAAAGSLRQKDASVTAKRPLKFWAHGWGAASDVPGATQEEVVRRIESWGVPVSPLFTRVHDVEGMLAHYAKIAKERPDLPYEIDGVVYKVDRLDYQQRLGFVAKAPRWALAHKFPAEQAETTLEAIDIQVGRTGKLTPVGRLAPVLVGGVTVTNVTLHNRDEIARLGVRPGDRVVVQRAGDVIPQLVDNLTREAEREPFAFPDHCPECGSEAVAEEGEVDVRCTGGLICPAQRTERLKHFVSRGALDIDGLGEKTIDQFFALGWLESPADIFRLHQRRDAILALEGWQERSVDKLVDSIEARRAPDAARLLFGLGIRHVGAVTARDLMKHFHELPALRQAAEAARAGVEEAAASLTSIDGIGGAVVEALGDFFHEDHNKAVWDDILSEVSPPPYIVETKESPVSGKTVVFTGKLETMSRDEAKAQAERLGAKASGSVSAKTDLLVAGPGAGSKLKKAADLGIEVIDEAGWAKIVAEAG; this comes from the coding sequence ATGCCGGCGAGCAAGCCTGTGGACATGACCGAAGCCGAAGCCGCCAACGAATTGATGCGTCTCGCGCGGGCGATTGCGAAGCATAACAAGCTCTATCACGCCGAGGACGCGCCGGAGATCACCGATCAGGAGTTCGATGCGCTAGTGCGGCGCAATGCGGAGCTGGAGGCGCAATTCCCGCATCTGGTGCGCGAGGACTCGCCCTCCAAGGTCGTGGGCCACGAGATTGCCGCCTCGCCGCTGTCCAAGGTCACGCACGAAGTCCGCATGATGAGCCTCGACAACGCCTTTTCGGGCGAGGAAGTCGCGGAATGGGTGGCGCGTGTGCGGCGCTTCCTGTCGCTGGACGAGGGCGAGCCGGTCGCTATCACCGCCGAGGACAAGATCGACGGTCTTTCCTGCTCGCTGCGCTACGAGAACGGCAGGCTGGTACGCGCCGCCACGCGCGGGGATGGGCAGGTGGGCGAGGATGTCACGCCCAATGTCGCGCATATCGCCGACATCCCGCAGCAGCTTTCCGGTGACGTGCCGGAGGTCTTCGAGATCCGCGGCGAGGTCTATATGGCCAAGGCCGACTTCCACGCGCTCAACGCGGCACAGGAGGAAGCGGGCGGCAAGCTCTTCGCCAACCCGCGAAACGCAGCGGCCGGTTCGCTGCGCCAGAAGGATGCCAGCGTGACGGCAAAGCGTCCGCTCAAGTTCTGGGCCCACGGCTGGGGCGCGGCGTCCGATGTGCCGGGCGCTACGCAGGAAGAGGTCGTGCGCCGGATCGAGAGCTGGGGTGTGCCGGTTTCGCCGCTGTTCACGCGCGTGCATGACGTCGAGGGTATGCTCGCACATTATGCAAAAATCGCGAAGGAACGTCCTGACCTTCCTTATGAAATCGACGGTGTGGTCTACAAGGTCGACCGGCTCGACTATCAGCAGCGGCTTGGCTTCGTCGCCAAGGCACCGCGCTGGGCGTTGGCGCACAAGTTCCCGGCTGAACAGGCCGAGACCACGCTTGAGGCGATCGACATCCAGGTCGGGCGCACGGGCAAGCTGACCCCGGTGGGGCGTCTTGCCCCGGTGCTGGTCGGCGGGGTGACCGTCACCAATGTCACGCTCCACAACCGGGACGAGATCGCGCGGCTCGGCGTGCGACCGGGTGACCGCGTGGTGGTCCAGCGCGCGGGCGACGTTATTCCACAGCTTGTGGATAACCTCACCCGCGAGGCGGAGCGCGAACCCTTCGCCTTCCCCGATCACTGCCCCGAATGCGGCAGCGAAGCCGTGGCGGAGGAGGGCGAGGTCGATGTGCGCTGCACAGGCGGGCTCATATGTCCCGCGCAACGCACGGAAAGATTGAAGCATTTCGTCAGCCGCGGCGCGCTCGATATCGACGGGCTGGGCGAAAAGACCATCGACCAGTTTTTCGCGCTGGGATGGCTCGAAAGCCCCGCCGATATCTTCCGACTGCACCAGCGTCGCGACGCCATCCTCGCGCTCGAAGGATGGCAGGAGCGGTCTGTGGATAAGCTTGTGGACAGCATCGAGGCGCGCCGGGCCCCCGATGCCGCGCGCCTGCTGTTCGGTCTCGGCATCCGCCATGTCGGCGCCGTGACGGCACGCGATTTGATGAAGCATTTCCACGAGCTTCCCGCGTTGCGCCAAGCGGCCGAAGCCGCGCGTGCCGGGGTCGAGGAGGCGGCCGCTTCGCTGACCTCGATCGACGGGATCGGCGGCGCGGTTGTGGAGGCGCTGGGTGATTTCTTCCACGAGGACCACAACAAGGCCGTGTGGGACGACATCCTCTCCGAAGTCTCGCCTCCGCCCTACATCGTGGAAACGAAGGAAAGCCCGGTAAGCGGCAAGACGGTGGTCTTCACCGGCAAGCTGGAAACCATGAGCCGCGACGAGGCCAAGGCGCAGGCCGAACGCCTCGGCGCGAAGGCCAGCGGATCGGTCAGCGCCAAGACCGACCTGCTCGTCGCCGGGCCGGGCGCGGGCAGCAAGCTCAAGAAGGCCGCCGACCTCGGGATCGAGGTGATCGACGAGGCGGGCTGGGCGAAAATCGTGGCGGAGGCGGGCTGA